AGGATGGGGCGCTGCCCAGTGACTGGGTGGCCAGCCAGATCGCCCAGCTCGGCAATATCGAGGGCGATCTCGATACGCTGATGTCCCGCCTCTCGGCCATCCGGGTCTGGACCTATGTGGCCGCCCGGGCCGACTGGGTGCGGGACGCGACGCGCTTCCAGTCGGAAGCGCGCGCTGCCGAGGATGCCGTATCGGACGCGCTGCATGAGCGTCTGACGGCTCGTTTTGTCGACCGCCGCGCGGCGCATCTGATCCGCCGGCTGGATGAGACGGAGGAGGAACTGCTCTCCGCCGTCAATCGTAAGGGGGAGGTGGTGGTGGAAGGCCATCCCGTCGGTCATGTCAGCGGCTTCGTCTTCGAGCCGGATGCGTCTGCCGCCAATGAGGACGAGCGCAAGCTGGTGCTGCGCGCCGCCCGCCGTGCTCTGGTGGGCGAGATGCCCCGCCGCGTGACGGCGCTGGAAGCGGCGAAGGACGAGGAATTCGCCCTGACGCCGACCCATCGCATCACCTGGGAGGGCGCCGAGATCGCCCGGCTGAAGCCGGGACCGACGCCGGATAAGCCACAGGTGGACGTGCTGCAATCCGAGTTCCTGGACGGAGCGCAGCGGGAGCGGGTGCGCGCCAAGCTGGCCGCCTGGCTGGAGGCACTGATCGCCCGCGAATTCGCGCCGCTGACGGTGGTCGAGGAAAAGGCGGCCGAGGACAATACCCTGCGCGGCCCCGCCTTCCGCCTGCGCGAGTATCTGGGCCTGGTGCCCGGCGGCACCGAGGCCGAGGTGAACCCGGAGCTCCGGCAGAAGCTGAAGGCCATCGGCATCCGCGCCGGCCGCTTCGCGCTCTACCTGCCGGAGGTGCTGAAGCCCCGCCCCATGGCGCTGCGCGCGCAGCTCTGGGCGCTGAAAGCCGAATGCATCGTGCCGACCCTGCCGGGTGGCGGGCTGGTCTCCATCCAGCAGCCGGAAGGCTGGCCGCGTGGCTTCGCCGCCACCATGGGCTGGGTGCAGGCCGGGCCGGTGCTGCTCCGCCTGGATGTGGCGGAGCGCGTGGCCGGTGAACTGGGCCACCTGACGCGCCGCGCGCCCGCCATGCTGCCGCTCGATGTCGCCAGCCGCCTGGGGGTGAAGGCCGATGCCCTGCCGGCCGTGCTGAACGCCCTGGGCTTCCGCCTGCTGCCGGCCGAGCCGCTGGCGGAGGATGCCTTCGGGCCCCCTGCCCCCGCTATGGTGGGCACGCGGCGGGAGGAGCATCATCGTGGTGCCCGCCCACGCCATCAGCAGCGCCCACAGCGTGGCGCTGGTCGCCCGCAGCAGCCCACCGCCGCGCCGCAGGACGGCACGCCCGCCGAGTCCGGCGCCGCGGGCGAGGCAGGAGCCACGGGCGAGACCGGGGCAGAGGCCACGCCCGCGCGCCCCGACCAGCGCCCGCCACGCCGGGATGGCCAGCGCCACCAGGGCAAGCCGAGCCGTGGCCCGCGCGAGGGGGGCCGTGCCCCCCGCCCGCAGGAGGGCCAGCCCGCCGAGGCGCGCGAGGGCAACCGTCCGCCGCGCGAGGGGCGGCCGGAATTCCGCCAGGGCGACCGCCCGCGCGGCCCGCGCGACGACCGTCCTCGCGGCAACCGCCCCTTCGACAAGCGCGAGGGCCGCGACAACCGTGGCAATGAGGGCCGCACCTACAGCTTCGATACGCCCAAGCCGGCGCAGTCGGCCGATCCCGACAGCCCCTTTGCCGTGCTGGCCAAGCTGAAGCTGAACAAGGGCTGAAAGGCCGGGCGTGGCGGAGACCGAGGACCGGGACTGGCAGCGGCTGGACAAGTGGCTGTGGTGCGCGCGGGTGGCCAAGACCCGCGCGGAATGCAGCCGCTTCGTCGAACGCGGCACGATCCGCCTGAACCGCCAGCCCGTCGATAAGCCCCATGCCAAGCTGCGCCCGGGCGATGTGCTGACACTGGCCCTCGGCGGGCCGGAGCGCGGCGTGGTGCAGGTCTGGCGCGTGCTGGCCCTGGCCGCGCGACGCGGCCCGGCGCCCGAGGCACGGCTGCTCTACGAGGAAATCGTTTAGCGGCGCCCCCGGCTGGCGCGGCGCACCGGGATGTGACAGGCATCCCCGGCGGCGCAGCTTGTTGGGGGATCGAACCCGGCATTGAGTGGTTCTCCAGCCAGAATCTGGAGGAACCTCCGTGTCCATCCCTTCCATCCCGTGCCTCGCGGCTGCGGCGGCACTGCTGGCCTGCGCGCCGGCCGCACTGGCGCAGACCCCGGAATTCCCGCCACGGGAGGTGCCGGCGCGCGACCTGCCGGTGCCCGGCACTGTCAGCCCGCAGATCCAGAAGCTGATCGGCGCGCCGCTGCGGCCGGGCTGGGACACACCCCCCACCACGCCTGAAGGCTGGAAAGCCCTGGCCGATGCGGGCGCGGCATCGGCCAGCCAGACCCTTCCGGCATTGCTGCAACGGCTGCGCGTGAAGGTCGAGCCGCAGACCATTGGAGGCGTGAAGGTCTATCTCCTCACCCCCGAAGTCATTCCGCCGGAAAACCAGAACCGCCTGCTCGTGCATGTGCATGGCGGCTGCTACGTGCTGAACCCACGGGAAGCCGCGCTGCCCGAGGCGGTGTTCATGGCGGGGTTCGGCCGTTTCAGGGTCATCGCGGTGGACTACCGCATGCCGCCCGAGGCCTATTTCCCGGCAGCGCTGGACGATGCCATGGCCGTCTGGAAGGCCGCGACGCAGACCACGGACCCCAGGAACATGGCGATCTTCGGCAGTTCCGCCGGTGGCGCCCTGACGCTGGAGATGGTGCTGCGGGCCAAGCAGGAGGGGCTGCCGCTGCCCGCCGCCATCGCGCCGGGCACGCCGATGTCGGATGTGACAGGGGCGGGCGATTCCTTCCAGACCAATGCGAAGGTGGACAACGTCCTCGTCTCGCCGGACGGATTCTGCGATGCCGCCACCAGGTTCTATGCCAGGGGGCACGACCTCAGGGACCCCCTGCTCTCGCCCATCTACGGCGACCTGCGTGGCTTCCCGCCCACCATCCTCACCACCGGTACGCGCGACCTGCTGCTGAGCAACACCGCGCGCATGCATCGCGCGCTGCGGCGCGCCGGGGTGGAGGCCTCCTTGCAGGTCTATGAGGGCCAGTCGCATGCCCAGTTCTACCGCGACGACACCGCGCCCGAGACCCGGGAAGCCTTCGAGGAAATCGCCGTCTTCTTCGACAGGCATCTCGGGCGCTAACCCCATGGCGCGGTCGCGGCAGTGGCGGGACATGGGCAGGGGACCGTCGGACCACGCGCATGTCTTCCTGGGCGAGCGGCATGACGAGAATGCGCGCCGCACCCTCTGGGTGGTCGCCCTCACCGCCGCCACCATGGTGGCGGAGATCCTGGCCGGCAGCATCTTCGGTTCCATGGCGCTGCTGGCGGACGGCTTCCACATGGCCACCCATGCCGGCGCCCTGGCGGTGGCGGCGGGGGCCTATGCCTTCGCGCGCCGCCATGCCCATGACCGCCGCTTCAGTTTCGGCACCGGCAAGGTGGGCGACCTCGCGGGCTTCGCCTCGGCGCTGGTGCTGGGCCTGGTGGCGCTGAGCATCGCCATCGAATCCGGCACGCGGCTGCTGGAGCCGCGTGCCGTCGCCTTCGGTCAGGCAACGCTGGTGGCGGTGCTGGGACTGGTGGTGAATGTCGCCAGCGCCCTGCTGCTGGGCGGCGGGCAGCATCATGACCACGATCACGGTCACGATCATGGCCATCGCCACCGGCACGCGCATGGTGGGGACAGCAACCTGCGCGCCGCCTATCTGCATGTGCTGGCGGATGCGCTGACCTCGGTGCTGGCCATCGCCGCGCTGCTCGCGGGCCGCTATCTCGGCTGGGTCTGGCTGGACCCGGCCATCGGCATCCTGGGCGCCCTGATCATCGCCCGCTGGTCCTGGGGGCTGATGCGGGACAGCGCCGCCGTACTGCTGGACATCACCGACCCGGAACTGGAGGCCGAGATCCGCCGGCATGTGGAAGGCCCCGGAGATGCCCGTATCACCGACCTGCATGTCTGGCGCGTGGGGCCGGAGGCGCATGCCGCCATCGTCAGCGCCAGCGGCCCGGCGGGCGCCGAGGCCATTCGCGCAAGGCTGGCGCCGGTGCATGAACTGGCGCATCTCACCGTGGAATGCCGGCCGGCCCCTGACCTGCTGAACACCGGCGGCTGAGTGCTGGGGTCAGGCCGCCGGCCGCTTCTCTCCGGAAGCGAAGCGCATCCCCGCCGGTATCAGCACGCGCCGCCCCTGCACGGAGACGGCGCCCGCCGGAACGGCGCCGAACATTTCCTTCCGTGCCTCCACCATGGTCACGCCGGCGAAGCGCGGCGCCAGGGCACGGCCCGCGCGTTCCCATATCCCGGCGCCGCGCAGCAGCATGTGGCTCTGGAAGGGTGGGATGAACAGCGCGCTCCGCCGCCGCTCCACCGTGAACATCGTCCGGCCCAGCAGGCGGGAGATCTGGCCGGGGGAATAGGGGCGCCCCTGGCCAAAGGGCGTGGTGTCGGAATGCGCCCAGATGCCACGCCGGTTGGGCACCACCACCAGCAGCCGGCCATCCTCCTTCAGCACGCGCCAGACCTCACGCAACAGGCGGCGGCCGTTCTCGGCCGTCTCCAGCCCATGCACCAACAGCACATTGTCGAAGGAGAAGTCGGGGAACGGTAGCCCGGTCTCCTCGACCAGGGTGCTCAGATTGGCATGGCCAGGCGGCCAGGGCTGCTGCCCAGCCTCGGCCGGGCTGGCGGCCAGCGCGCGTTCCGCCCTGTCCCGCCACAGGCACAGGTAAGGGGTGGCATGGCCCAACCCCAGCACGCACCGGCCCGTCAGGTCCGGCCACAGCTCCAGCATCCGCTCCCGCAACAGCCGCGCCGCCACGCAGCCGGTGGGCGAGTGGTAGAAGTCCCGGTGCGGGGACTCCGAGGCCGATTCGGGGGATGAGTGGACCTCCGCGCTCATGCATCCGATATAAGGGGGGATACCGGGGCTGACACGCCCTTCCTGCACTGCCCCCTTTCGAACACGAGAGAAGGACAAGACGAATGACCGTGACAGTCCAGGCCGTGCCTTATTCCTCGGACAACTACGCGTGGCTGCTGCGGGACCAGGCGACCGGAACGGTCGCCATCTGCGACCCCGGCGAGGCCGCGCCGGTCATCGCCGCGCTGGATGCCGCCGGCGGCCGCTGCGACCTGATCCTGCTGACGCACCACCATGGCGATCATGTGAACGGCGTCGACGAGGTGCGGGCGAAATACGGCGCCAAGGTCATCGGCGCGCAGGCCGACGCGCATCGCCTGCCGAAGCTGGATATCGGCGTGATCCCCGGCGACACCGTGTCGATCGGCGAGACCGAGGGCCGCGTCATCGACAGCCCCGGCCATACCATCGGCCATATCGCCTTCTACTTCCCCGACGGCGACGTGCTGCTCTGCGGCGATACGCTCTTCTCGCTGGGCTGCGGCCGCCTTCTGGAAGGCACGGCGGAGGATATGTTCAGGGCGCTCTCCCTGCTGAAGCCGCTGCCGCCGCAGACGCTGGTCTGCTGCGGGCATGAATACACCGAAAGCAATGCCCGCTTCGCGCTGACCGTGGAGCCGGACAACCAGGATCTGAAGGACCGGGCCGCCGCCGTGGCCGCGGCCCGCGCCCAGGGGCGCCCGACCGTGCCGGTGACGCTGGGTGAGGAGATGAAGACCAATCCCTTCCTGCGCGCCAGCTCGGCCAAGCGGCTCGGAGAGATCCGCGCCGCGAAGGACAATTTCCGCGGCTGATGGGGCACCGTCCATGAAGCTCTTCTACTCCGCCACCAGCCCCTATGTGCGGAAGGTCGTGCTCTGCGCCATGCTGCGCGGGCTGGATGACCGGATCGAGCGGATCGAGACCAATCCGCATGTCAGCCCGCCGGAACTGCTGGCGAGCAACCCGCTCTCCAAGGTCCCCTGCCTGCTGACGGTGGAGGGCATGGCGATCTACGACAGCCCGGTGATCTGCGAGTATCTGGACGGCTTCGGAACGGCGCGCGGCATGTTCCCGGCGGAACTGCCGGAGCGCATTCCGGCGCTGGTGATGCAGGCGCTGGCCGACGGCATCATGGATGCCGCCGTCGGCCGCCGGCTGCAGCAGCCCTGGCCCCAGGATGAGGGGCGCCAGGCGGCGGATGGCCGCGCCAGAGCGGCGATCGGCCGTGCGCTGGATCAGCTGGAGGCCGCCCCGCCGCGCGGCCTGCACGATATCGGCGCCGTCTCTACGGCCTGCGCGCTGGGCTACCTAGACTTCCGCTTCGGCCAGGATCCCTGGCGGGAGGGGCGGCCGAAGCTGGCTGCCTGGTTCGCCGAGGTTTCGGCGCATGAGGCGATGCGCGCGACGGCGCCCGCCTGATGCGGGCACCGGACCTGCGCGACGCCAGCCTGCCGGCCGTGGCGGTGATCGAGGCCCTGGGACTGAAGCCGCATCCGGAAGGCGGTCACTACCGGGAGATCTGGCGCGATGCGCCCGCCGGGGGTGGCCGGGGTGCCGGCACGGCCATCTATTTCCTGCTCGCCGCTGGCGAGAGGAGCCACTGGCACCGGGTGGACGCGGCCGAGGCCTGGCACTGGTATGCCGGCGGCCCGCTCACCCTTTCCCTCTCGGCCGATGGCAGGAAGGTGGAGGAGAGGAGGCTGGGGCCCGACCTCATTGGCGGAGAGGAGCCGTTCGGACTGGTGCCGAAGGGCTGGTGGCAGGCGGCGCGGCCCCTGTCGGGCTGGGTGCTGGTAGGCTGTACCGTCAGCCCGGCCTTCGATTTCGCCGGCTTCGAACTCGCCCCGGCCGGCTGGAGTCCGGCCCCGTGAGCGACAGCCTGGCCTGGGATGCCCGCTACGCCGCCCAGCCCTGGATGTTCGGGCAGGCGCCCAACCGCTACCTGGAAAGCCTCGCCCCCCGCCTGCCCCGGCAGGGCGAGGCCCTGGCGCTGGGGGATGGCGAGGGCCGCAACGGCGTCTGGCTGGCCCAGCGCGGGCTGCGCGTGACGGCGGTGGACTGGTCCGCCGCCGGGCTGGCCCGCGCCGGTGAGCTGGCCGCCGCGCGGGGCGTGACCCTGGCGACGGAGGCCGCGGACCTGACGCGCTGGCCCTGGCCGGAGGCGCGCTACGACCTGATCGCCTGGATCTTCCTGCATCTGCCGCCCGAGGACCGGGCGGCGGTGGTCGCGGGGGCGCTGCGCGCGCTGGCACCGGGCGGGCTGCTGGTGCTGGAATGCTTCAGCCCGGCGCAGCAGGGACGCCCCAGCGGCGGCCCCAAGGACGCTGCCCTGCTCTGGACACGCGGGCTGGCCGAAGCAGCATTCGCCCCGCTGGAGGTGCTGGAATGCCTGGAAGGCACGGTGCGCCTGGAGGAGGGTCCCAAGCACCAGGGTCTGGCCGAGGTCGTGCGGGGCGTCTGGCGCAGGCCGTGAACGGAAGCACCGCCCGGCCTCGCGGCGGGCGGTGCGGAACGGGTGCTGTCAGCGTCCCGGATCAGTCGTGGAAGGAGACCTTGGCATTCTCGGCCGTATGGGCCGGCTTGCCGGTGGCCGCCGCCTTGGCATAGCCGAAGGCGAAGGTGATGTTGGAGGAGACGGCGTCCCAGTATTCGGCGCCCTGGATCTCCACGGCGATCAGCGCGACGCCCTCTCCCTCCGGTCCCTCCGGCAGCCAGGTGCGGAGGTCCTCGGTCCAGAGCTTCTTGTTCATCTCCTTGTCCCGCACGACACGCGCCTGGCCGGAGATGGAGACGAAATCCTGGCTGCGGGTATCGGAATAGCCCAGCAGCACGCGCGGGTTACCCTCGATCTCATCCACCTTCGGGCTGTCGTCGCGGGTGAAGAACCACAGCGTCTTGCCATCCGCATCGGGCTTCTGGGCGCGCATCGGGCGCCCGCGCAGATGGCCCTCAGGGTCCGTGGTCACCATGATGGCGACCTGGATGTCCTGGATCATCTCGCGCACCTTCACGCGCATCTCGTCGTCGTTCCGAGGAGTGCTCATCACGTATTCTTCCCTGACGGTTTCAGGGAGGAAAACCACCCAGGCGCGGTCCGGTTGCGGTCAGCGGGGCTGCGGGGGCTGCGGGGGCTGCTCCGGCACGCCTTCCACCGTCTCGCTGCCCTTGCGCCAGCGGTGGGTGGAGCTGCCGAAGGCGACCATCTGCCCGGCCGCGTTGAAGACCTCCGTGCGGACGAAATAGATGTTGCGGCCGCGCGATACCATCCGCGCCTCCGCCACCACGCGCCCGGCCAGGGTCTGGCCGGTGAAGCGGCAGTCCAGGTCGATGGTCACGGCGCGGCGGGCATTGCCGGGCACGCTGCACCAGAGGCCGGAGAAGCCCGCCGCCTGATCGATCATGGAGAGGATGACGCCGCCATGCACGATGTTGCTGCGGTTCATATGCTGCTCGCCGGCTTCCATCGCCACGCGGGCGTAGCCATCCCGCCATTCCTCCAGGCGCATGCCCAGCAGGTCGTGATAGGGCGCGGAGGCGGCGGCGAAGTCGGGATTCTCGTTCTCGGACATGGCTGCGGGGGTGCCCGTCACGGGCGGGGCCGTCAAGGGGCTTCGAGGCGCCAAGCCAGGCCCGGGCACCATCGGCTAGCCATGCCCTGGCGCGGCCGGATGTCCCCCGCGATGCACCGCCCTATTCCGGCATGAGGTCGCCCGAACCGCCGCCCTCGGCCGGGAGGTCACGGAACTTCGGCAGGCCGTCGCGCATCGGCAACACGGTTTCGGCGTAGTGCACATGCACGGCCGGCACGAAGGGCAGGTCGGGGATGGTCGCGGCGAAGACATCGACCATCTGCATCGGCGGGTGGCGCGCCATCAGGTGGCCGCCGCACAGCCTGCAATACTGGCGCTCGCTCATCGGCGTCTTGGCATAGGTGCCAATGTGCTCGGCGCCCCTAGAGGCTGTTATGAACCTGGTGCTAGAGAACTGATTTTGCTGGCCTTCCCCAGCGGACCTACCTGCGGAAGGCCGAGCAGATCCAGCATGTTATGAGTGGTTCATAACAGCCTCTAGTGACTTCCACGGCCTCAGGGGACCAGAGGCTGAAGGCATTCACCGGCCCCCCGGACCAGGAACGGCAGGAACGGCAGTGGCAGTAGCCCATGACATTCGGCTGGCCGCTCACGCGAAGCCCGACGGCACCGCAGAAGCAGGCGCCCGAGTAGGAAGCGCTCATGATGTTCCCCGCCCTCTCATCGCTGTACCGCCGAGTGTCGTCCGATCCTGCTCCAGAGCAAGACAATACGCAGCCTGAGGCTAGCGCCGCAGCTCCAGGATATCGAAGCGCGATTCATAGAGCGGCAGCGGCAGTTCCAGCCGCATCCGGTCTTCGGCCAGCGGGATGAGGTAGCCGACCTGATCCCGGCTCAGGTCCATGTTGTAGCGCAGCGGCTTCTCCTCGCCCCAGGCCTCGGCCCCCGCATAGCCCAGGCGCGCGCCTCCGATGTCGTAGAAGATGCCGGAGGTGCGCTGGGAGCCCGTCAGCTTCTCCAGCCGCAGCCCCTCCTCGTCATCGGTGATGCGGCACTTGAAGTCGCGGTAGATCACCAGCGGCGGCCGGCCACCTAGCTTCAGCGCCCGGCAGCGCCATTCGCCCGCCATCCTGGCCGGGGCCATCTCCACCGCCTGGCCCTTCAGCACTTCCGCCAGTTCCGCCACATCGGCCGGCGTGCCGCCGGCGCGTGCGGCGGCGATGGCTTCCCTCCGCGCGCTGTCGAAGCGTTCGAGCCTCTGCTGGTCGAATTCCGTCAGGTCGTTCGGGAAGCGGCCATCCGCCAGGGCCGGGGCGGCGACCAGCATGGCCGCCAGGGCCAGCCAGAAGGGTCGGTGCGTCATACCGCCAGACTAGGACAGCATGACGTGAATATCAGCTTTCAACTGCTGGCGAGCGCCCAGTGGCCGGGTTCCACCTGTTGCAGCACCGCGCCGGGTGGTGGCGGCACGGGGTCGTAGGGGATGCGGCGGCGCGCGGCCTCCCGGTCCGGGTCCGGGATCGGCGCGGCGGAGATCAGGGCTCGGGTATAGGGATGCTGCGGATTGGCGAAGACCTGCTCCGTGCTGCCCATTTCCACGATCCGCCCGCGCAGCATCACCGCCACGCGGTGGCAGAGATGCCGCACCATGCCGAGGTCATGGGCGATGAACAGATAGGCCATCCCCATCTCCTCCTGCAGGTCGAGGAAGAGATTGACGATCTGCGCCTGGATGGAGACGTCGAGCGCCGTGATCGGCTCATCCGCCACGATCAGCTTCGGCCCCAGGGCGATGGCGCGGGCGATGCCGATGCGCTGCCGCTGGCCGCCCGAGAACTGGTGCGGGAAGCGGTCCATGAATTTCGGGTCCAGCCCGACCTGCCGGAACAGCGCGGCCACCCGGTCCCGCCGCTCGGCGGCGTTATGGACGATGCCATGGGTCCGCAGCGGCTCGCCCACGCTCTCCCCGACCCTCAGGCGGGGGTTGAGCGAGGAGAAGGGGTCCTGGAAGACCACCTGCAACCGCTTGCGGATGGGTGCAAGGCGGCTGTGGCCGAGGCGGCTGATCTCCTCCCCCTCGAAATAGACCTCGCCGGCCGTCGGCTCCTCCAGCCGCAGGACCAGCCGCCCCGTGGTGGACTTCCCCGAGCCGGATTCGCCAACCAGCCCCAGCGTCTCGCCATAGCCGATCTCGAAGGAGACGCCGTCCACCGCCCGCACGGTATGGGTGGGGCGGCCGAAGATGTCCTTGGTGGTGTGGAAATGCTTGGTCAGCCCTTCCACCCGCAGCAGCGGCGCCTGCCCCTTGCCCGCGCTCATGCCGCGGCTCCCTTCTCGGCCAGGTCCGGTCGCTGGGCCAGGGCCCTCGGCAGGTCGTACCAGGCGGCCACCAGATGCCCCGGCGCGGCATCCCGCGCCTGCACCAGCGGCGGGACCTCACGGAAGCAGCGCTCGGTGGCGAAGGGGTTGCGCGGCGCGAAGGGATCGCCCGGCGGCGGGTTGGTCATGTCCGGCGGCGCGCCGGCGATCTGCTGCAGCCGGGGGCGGCGCTTCACCTGCCCGGGCGTATGCGTCTCATAGACCCGGCCCTCGCTATGGTCCGGCAGGGAGCGCAGCAGGCCCCAGGTATAGGCGCTGCGCGTGTCGTTGAAGACGGCGCGCGCGGGGCCACGCTCCATGATGCGCCCGCCATACATGACCTGCACATTGTCGGCCAGGCCGGCCACCACGCCCATGTCATGGGTGATCCAGATCATCGCCATGCCGAGCTTCTTCTTCAGGTCCTTCATCAGGTCGAGGATCTGCGCCTGCACCGTCACGTCCAGCGCCGTGGTCGCCTCATCCGCGATCAGCAGCTTCGGCTCGCAGGCCACGCCGATGGCGATCATGACGCGCTGGCGCATGCCGCCCGAGAACTGGTGGGGATACTGCTTCACCCGCTTCCCGGGGTCGGGGATGCCGACGAGGTCCAGCAGTTCCACCGCCCGCGCCTCCGCGGCGCGCCTGGACATCAGCCCATGGCTGGTGATGGCCTCGGCGATCTGCCGCTCCACCGTCAGCACCGGGTTGAGCGATGTCATGGGGTCCTGGAAGATCATGCCGATGCGCTTGCCGCGCAGGTCGCGCAGCTCCCGCTCCGGCATGCTCAGCAGGTCGCGCCCCTCGAAGATCACCTGCCCGCCGGCGATGCGGCCCGGCGGCTTCGGGATCAGCCCGAGCATGGCCAGTACATGCACGCTCTTGCCGCTGCCACTCTCCCCCACCACGCCCA
This genomic window from Roseomonas marmotae contains:
- a CDS encoding helicase-related protein, whose protein sequence is MFPARVKAILGPTNTGKTHLAITRLLAHASGIIGFPLRLLARENYDRMVAAKGERYVALITGEEKIVPPEAKWFACTVEAMPLDRQAEFVAVDEIQLCADPDRGHIFTDRLLNARGLVETMFLGAETIRPLLQRLVPQAEIETRPRLSQLSYAGPAKLTRLPPRSAVVAFSASEVYAIAEAIRRRRGGCAVVMGRLSPRTRNAQVALYQNREVDFLVATDAIGMGLNMDVDHVAFASLQKFDGHRPRMLTPQEAAQIAGRAGRGMRDGSFGVTADCPPLPDEMVEKIETHHFEPLQTLAWRNSDLDTTSIDALLDSLALAPNQPGLARGNDATDHITLEALSRDQDVRKLATSRARVRLLWEACQIPDFRKLADDSHTKFAAKIFTHLVQDGALPSDWVASQIAQLGNIEGDLDTLMSRLSAIRVWTYVAARADWVRDATRFQSEARAAEDAVSDALHERLTARFVDRRAAHLIRRLDETEEELLSAVNRKGEVVVEGHPVGHVSGFVFEPDASAANEDERKLVLRAARRALVGEMPRRVTALEAAKDEEFALTPTHRITWEGAEIARLKPGPTPDKPQVDVLQSEFLDGAQRERVRAKLAAWLEALIAREFAPLTVVEEKAAEDNTLRGPAFRLREYLGLVPGGTEAEVNPELRQKLKAIGIRAGRFALYLPEVLKPRPMALRAQLWALKAECIVPTLPGGGLVSIQQPEGWPRGFAATMGWVQAGPVLLRLDVAERVAGELGHLTRRAPAMLPLDVASRLGVKADALPAVLNALGFRLLPAEPLAEDAFGPPAPAMVGTRREEHHRGARPRHQQRPQRGAGRPQQPTAAPQDGTPAESGAAGEAGATGETGAEATPARPDQRPPRRDGQRHQGKPSRGPREGGRAPRPQEGQPAEAREGNRPPREGRPEFRQGDRPRGPRDDRPRGNRPFDKREGRDNRGNEGRTYSFDTPKPAQSADPDSPFAVLAKLKLNKG
- a CDS encoding RNA-binding S4 domain-containing protein, which produces MAETEDRDWQRLDKWLWCARVAKTRAECSRFVERGTIRLNRQPVDKPHAKLRPGDVLTLALGGPERGVVQVWRVLALAARRGPAPEARLLYEEIV
- a CDS encoding alpha/beta hydrolase, producing MSIPSIPCLAAAAALLACAPAALAQTPEFPPREVPARDLPVPGTVSPQIQKLIGAPLRPGWDTPPTTPEGWKALADAGAASASQTLPALLQRLRVKVEPQTIGGVKVYLLTPEVIPPENQNRLLVHVHGGCYVLNPREAALPEAVFMAGFGRFRVIAVDYRMPPEAYFPAALDDAMAVWKAATQTTDPRNMAIFGSSAGGALTLEMVLRAKQEGLPLPAAIAPGTPMSDVTGAGDSFQTNAKVDNVLVSPDGFCDAATRFYARGHDLRDPLLSPIYGDLRGFPPTILTTGTRDLLLSNTARMHRALRRAGVEASLQVYEGQSHAQFYRDDTAPETREAFEEIAVFFDRHLGR
- the dmeF gene encoding CDF family Co(II)/Ni(II) efflux transporter DmeF is translated as MARSRQWRDMGRGPSDHAHVFLGERHDENARRTLWVVALTAATMVAEILAGSIFGSMALLADGFHMATHAGALAVAAGAYAFARRHAHDRRFSFGTGKVGDLAGFASALVLGLVALSIAIESGTRLLEPRAVAFGQATLVAVLGLVVNVASALLLGGGQHHDHDHGHDHGHRHRHAHGGDSNLRAAYLHVLADALTSVLAIAALLAGRYLGWVWLDPAIGILGALIIARWSWGLMRDSAAVLLDITDPELEAEIRRHVEGPGDARITDLHVWRVGPEAHAAIVSASGPAGAEAIRARLAPVHELAHLTVECRPAPDLLNTGG
- a CDS encoding class I SAM-dependent methyltransferase — protein: MSAEVHSSPESASESPHRDFYHSPTGCVAARLLRERMLELWPDLTGRCVLGLGHATPYLCLWRDRAERALAASPAEAGQQPWPPGHANLSTLVEETGLPFPDFSFDNVLLVHGLETAENGRRLLREVWRVLKEDGRLLVVVPNRRGIWAHSDTTPFGQGRPYSPGQISRLLGRTMFTVERRRSALFIPPFQSHMLLRGAGIWERAGRALAPRFAGVTMVEARKEMFGAVPAGAVSVQGRRVLIPAGMRFASGEKRPAA
- the gloB gene encoding hydroxyacylglutathione hydrolase; amino-acid sequence: MTVTVQAVPYSSDNYAWLLRDQATGTVAICDPGEAAPVIAALDAAGGRCDLILLTHHHGDHVNGVDEVRAKYGAKVIGAQADAHRLPKLDIGVIPGDTVSIGETEGRVIDSPGHTIGHIAFYFPDGDVLLCGDTLFSLGCGRLLEGTAEDMFRALSLLKPLPPQTLVCCGHEYTESNARFALTVEPDNQDLKDRAAAVAAARAQGRPTVPVTLGEEMKTNPFLRASSAKRLGEIRAAKDNFRG
- a CDS encoding glutathione S-transferase family protein, translated to MKLFYSATSPYVRKVVLCAMLRGLDDRIERIETNPHVSPPELLASNPLSKVPCLLTVEGMAIYDSPVICEYLDGFGTARGMFPAELPERIPALVMQALADGIMDAAVGRRLQQPWPQDEGRQAADGRARAAIGRALDQLEAAPPRGLHDIGAVSTACALGYLDFRFGQDPWREGRPKLAAWFAEVSAHEAMRATAPA
- a CDS encoding cupin domain-containing protein, whose translation is MRAPDLRDASLPAVAVIEALGLKPHPEGGHYREIWRDAPAGGGRGAGTAIYFLLAAGERSHWHRVDAAEAWHWYAGGPLTLSLSADGRKVEERRLGPDLIGGEEPFGLVPKGWWQAARPLSGWVLVGCTVSPAFDFAGFELAPAGWSPAP
- a CDS encoding class I SAM-dependent methyltransferase — its product is MSDSLAWDARYAAQPWMFGQAPNRYLESLAPRLPRQGEALALGDGEGRNGVWLAQRGLRVTAVDWSAAGLARAGELAAARGVTLATEAADLTRWPWPEARYDLIAWIFLHLPPEDRAAVVAGALRALAPGGLLVLECFSPAQQGRPSGGPKDAALLWTRGLAEAAFAPLEVLECLEGTVRLEEGPKHQGLAEVVRGVWRRP
- a CDS encoding pyridoxamine 5'-phosphate oxidase family protein, whose product is MSTPRNDDEMRVKVREMIQDIQVAIMVTTDPEGHLRGRPMRAQKPDADGKTLWFFTRDDSPKVDEIEGNPRVLLGYSDTRSQDFVSISGQARVVRDKEMNKKLWTEDLRTWLPEGPEGEGVALIAVEIQGAEYWDAVSSNITFAFGYAKAAATGKPAHTAENAKVSFHD
- a CDS encoding PaaI family thioesterase, translating into MSENENPDFAAASAPYHDLLGMRLEEWRDGYARVAMEAGEQHMNRSNIVHGGVILSMIDQAAGFSGLWCSVPGNARRAVTIDLDCRFTGQTLAGRVVAEARMVSRGRNIYFVRTEVFNAAGQMVAFGSSTHRWRKGSETVEGVPEQPPQPPQPR
- a CDS encoding DUF4893 domain-containing protein → MTHRPFWLALAAMLVAAPALADGRFPNDLTEFDQQRLERFDSARREAIAAARAGGTPADVAELAEVLKGQAVEMAPARMAGEWRCRALKLGGRPPLVIYRDFKCRITDDEEGLRLEKLTGSQRTSGIFYDIGGARLGYAGAEAWGEEKPLRYNMDLSRDQVGYLIPLAEDRMRLELPLPLYESRFDILELRR